Proteins from a single region of Dyadobacter fanqingshengii:
- a CDS encoding TldD/PmbA family protein, which produces MKRRDFMQMTGMGAGAMLLSSVPVGNPVSAAHLLEPWIDVAAKKKFAEIALNAAKSKDATYTDVRIGRYLQQYLFTREKQVQNIVNAESYGVGIRVIANGTWGFSATSDVTAEGIAKCAATAVEIAKANSKFQTEPVVLAEQKGVGDKTWKTPIKKNAFEIPIQEKIDLLMHVNGEAMKNGAGFVTSNLFFVNEQKYFASSDGSFIDQDVHRIWPTFTVTVTDKAAGKFKTRDAISSPMGMGYEYLDGLASEKIAGPNGLVGYRNSYDMVEDAISAAKQAKEKMTAKSVLPGKYDLVLDPNHLGLTIHESVGHPTELDRVLGYEANYAGTSFATLDKWESKNFAYGSKLVNIVADKTQLNTLGAVGYDDEGVPCKEWDIIKDGVLVNYQAIRDQVKIIGEKESHGCCYADNWNSVQFQRMPNISLKPGTEKRSVMDMIKGVEKGIYIIGRGSYSIDQQRYNFQFGGQVFYEIKNGQITGMLDDVAYQSNTQEFWNSCSQLCDKDDYRTFGSFFDGKGQPAQVSAVSHGSATSRFDGVNVINTGRKI; this is translated from the coding sequence ATGAAAAGAAGAGATTTTATGCAAATGACAGGGATGGGCGCAGGAGCTATGCTGCTTTCGTCCGTGCCCGTAGGAAATCCTGTGAGCGCTGCCCATTTGCTCGAACCCTGGATCGATGTCGCTGCTAAGAAGAAGTTTGCAGAAATTGCGCTGAATGCGGCCAAAAGCAAAGACGCAACTTACACGGATGTCAGGATCGGGCGCTATTTGCAGCAATATCTTTTTACGCGTGAAAAACAGGTTCAGAACATTGTTAATGCTGAATCCTACGGCGTCGGCATCCGGGTGATCGCAAACGGAACGTGGGGATTTTCAGCCACCAGCGATGTGACTGCGGAAGGCATTGCAAAATGTGCCGCAACGGCTGTTGAAATAGCCAAAGCAAATTCCAAATTCCAGACAGAGCCCGTGGTTTTGGCTGAGCAAAAGGGAGTTGGCGACAAAACCTGGAAAACGCCCATCAAGAAAAATGCATTTGAAATTCCTATTCAGGAGAAAATAGATCTCTTGATGCATGTGAATGGCGAGGCGATGAAAAATGGCGCCGGCTTTGTCACTTCCAATTTGTTTTTTGTAAACGAACAAAAATATTTCGCCTCATCCGACGGCTCATTCATAGACCAGGACGTGCACCGGATCTGGCCAACATTCACCGTAACAGTCACAGATAAAGCAGCTGGAAAATTCAAAACCCGCGATGCGATCAGCTCGCCGATGGGCATGGGATATGAATATCTGGATGGTCTGGCTTCGGAAAAAATTGCTGGTCCAAACGGCTTGGTTGGTTACCGCAATTCTTATGATATGGTGGAAGATGCGATAAGTGCTGCCAAGCAGGCGAAGGAGAAAATGACCGCAAAATCGGTGCTTCCGGGTAAGTATGACCTGGTTCTGGATCCCAACCACCTTGGATTAACCATTCATGAATCCGTTGGGCATCCTACCGAACTGGATCGTGTGCTGGGTTATGAGGCCAATTATGCCGGGACAAGCTTTGCCACATTGGATAAATGGGAGTCTAAAAACTTCGCCTATGGCAGCAAGCTTGTGAACATTGTGGCGGACAAAACGCAGCTAAATACACTGGGAGCTGTGGGTTATGACGACGAGGGCGTTCCGTGTAAAGAATGGGACATTATTAAGGATGGTGTTTTGGTCAATTATCAGGCCATTCGCGATCAGGTAAAGATTATTGGTGAAAAAGAATCGCATGGCTGCTGCTATGCGGATAACTGGAATTCAGTTCAATTTCAGCGTATGCCCAACATTTCTCTGAAACCCGGCACCGAAAAGCGCAGCGTGATGGATATGATCAAAGGCGTGGAAAAAGGCATTTATATCATAGGCCGGGGTTCATATTCCATTGATCAGCAGCGCTATAACTTCCAGTTTGGTGGTCAGGTTTTCTATGAGATTAAGAACGGACAGATCACGGGCATGCTGGACGACGTTGCATACCAATCCAACACACAGGAATTCTGGAATTCATGTTCTCAGCTTTGCGATAAAGACGATTACCGCACATTCGGTTCATTTTTCGACGGAAAAGGGCAGCCTGCGCAGGTAAGTGCGGTCTCTCACGGCAGCGCAACTTCCCGTTTCGATGGTGTTAATGTCATCAATACGGGACGCAAGATTTAA
- a CDS encoding response regulator, with amino-acid sequence MSILYIDHEVNNLNSFKASFRRDATIYLADSTDKGLKVLEEKQIDVIFVDQQMPDMTGLEFLKIASKEYPESIRVLLTGQAYSAEIKHAEVKGYLHNFVTKPWDEQDLRRLIITSLM; translated from the coding sequence ATGAGCATACTCTACATTGATCATGAGGTCAATAATCTCAACTCCTTTAAAGCTTCATTCAGGAGAGACGCTACCATTTATCTCGCGGACTCGACAGACAAAGGCCTCAAAGTCCTGGAAGAAAAACAGATCGATGTTATTTTCGTCGACCAGCAAATGCCCGATATGACGGGGCTGGAATTTTTGAAAATCGCATCAAAGGAATATCCTGAGAGCATCCGGGTGTTACTTACCGGGCAAGCTTACAGCGCTGAAATTAAACATGCGGAAGTCAAGGGATATCTCCATAATTTCGTTACTAAACCTTGGGATGAACAAGATTTGAGAAGGTTGATTATCACCAGCTTAATGTAA
- a CDS encoding glycoside hydrolase family 9 protein, with translation MCKILFFLMAVVATPCFSQTKTLWDGEANPANCNKAYGSVISGADAYDGNACFRAEPDQFHTSKIGFNCSNAWRADISGFNELRFYIKSNQNGQTTSIRFTTYFAQSNWVDLVPYIQSGGGISTDYKEVRIPLNVLKKQGYDLSSIEYLEFATTTVNQLFFFVDNIQVVDLQSPNLMLQPVSDQVLKIRISERFDTTGCYKVRNYGLKSQTDPDYQVLRNPVKVGRHHQVAALLSPSGAPIVDYELFLIVNEPVKIGSVYNLTVNDIKDLSGNAAHLDTTFTFNDTEIYGNVKANQVGYLPAGPKLGKLGNFLGDAWFMPVDTVNTPVFQVRNESDQIVFSGTSQFLKADSTFSGELVFDLDFSDFNTPGTYYLYVEGYGRSETFVIADDVYDNLYKQTARALYYQRTGKLDGPYAENWQRGALPATTAEIHASHASSSLNNASDFPVGTNIPMTSGWLDAGDYGRYVPTAASALFILFTAHELYPQKFPDDYYNIPESGNNIPDILDEIKYETDWLKQMQAPDGGVYFRVTPATWSTGLPEEELNALYVSEKTTQSTALFAAAMAVASRNFKKYLPDYANNCLSLAKKAWAFLQQHPETSPVVNVPGISAGPYPDPIDLDNRAWAAAELYKTTGEQPYHTAFLDYYAQIPHQFHATMSWSQHTFKAAWAYATTKFPVDNVLVTEFKAKLNEEVLMNYNKRTMDIHAYHGAYHPFKGYVGYGTFGMAQSYAFDYIMFSFLLSKPELLDLAKIQLDIPLGNNPLSKTMITGFGKNSPKPLYIGPRLKTSLRRPFPAFRCLARLLRS, from the coding sequence ATGTGTAAAATATTGTTTTTTCTGATGGCTGTCGTCGCGACGCCATGCTTCTCACAAACGAAAACGCTTTGGGATGGGGAAGCAAATCCGGCCAATTGCAATAAGGCTTATGGATCTGTTATTTCCGGGGCCGATGCGTATGATGGGAATGCTTGCTTTCGGGCTGAACCGGATCAATTTCATACTTCGAAAATCGGGTTTAATTGTAGCAATGCCTGGCGGGCAGATATTTCTGGTTTTAATGAATTGCGTTTCTACATTAAATCGAATCAGAATGGGCAAACGACTTCCATTCGGTTTACAACTTATTTCGCGCAAAGCAATTGGGTTGATCTGGTTCCTTACATACAAAGCGGAGGCGGTATTTCGACTGATTATAAGGAGGTTAGAATCCCGCTTAATGTGCTGAAAAAGCAGGGTTATGATCTTAGTTCGATCGAATATTTGGAGTTTGCGACAACAACTGTTAATCAGCTATTCTTCTTTGTGGATAACATTCAGGTTGTAGATTTACAATCACCCAATCTTATGTTGCAGCCTGTGTCTGATCAAGTGCTAAAAATCCGCATTAGTGAGCGGTTTGATACAACCGGATGTTACAAGGTTCGTAATTATGGTCTGAAAAGCCAGACAGATCCTGACTATCAGGTTCTTCGAAATCCCGTTAAAGTCGGACGACATCATCAGGTGGCAGCATTGCTTTCTCCATCAGGAGCTCCAATAGTTGATTATGAGCTCTTCTTAATTGTCAATGAACCAGTAAAAATAGGCAGCGTATATAACCTGACGGTGAATGATATTAAGGATTTGTCGGGCAATGCAGCTCATCTTGATACAACATTTACTTTCAATGACACCGAAATTTATGGCAATGTAAAAGCCAACCAGGTTGGTTATTTGCCAGCCGGTCCTAAATTGGGCAAGCTTGGGAATTTTCTTGGCGATGCCTGGTTTATGCCAGTTGATACGGTTAATACACCAGTTTTCCAGGTTAGGAATGAGTCAGATCAAATTGTTTTCAGTGGCACAAGCCAGTTTTTGAAAGCGGATTCTACATTTAGCGGCGAGCTGGTTTTTGATCTGGATTTTTCTGATTTTAACACGCCGGGAACGTATTATTTATATGTTGAGGGATATGGCCGTTCCGAAACATTCGTCATTGCCGACGATGTCTACGACAATTTGTACAAGCAGACTGCGCGGGCTTTGTATTACCAAAGAACCGGCAAGCTGGATGGGCCTTATGCGGAAAACTGGCAGCGCGGCGCTTTGCCTGCAACAACTGCGGAGATTCATGCTTCACATGCTTCTTCGTCGCTGAATAATGCTTCCGATTTTCCTGTCGGAACTAACATCCCAATGACGAGCGGCTGGCTGGACGCGGGCGATTATGGGCGTTATGTTCCCACTGCTGCAAGCGCCTTATTTATTTTGTTTACCGCACACGAACTATATCCGCAAAAATTCCCGGACGATTATTACAACATTCCCGAAAGTGGCAACAACATTCCGGATATTCTGGACGAGATAAAGTATGAAACCGATTGGCTGAAACAAATGCAGGCGCCAGACGGCGGAGTCTACTTCCGCGTTACGCCTGCAACGTGGTCCACCGGGTTGCCTGAGGAAGAACTTAATGCACTATATGTTTCCGAAAAAACCACGCAATCCACCGCCCTTTTTGCAGCAGCGATGGCCGTGGCGTCCCGAAATTTCAAAAAATATCTTCCCGATTACGCAAACAACTGCCTAAGCCTGGCCAAGAAGGCCTGGGCATTTCTGCAACAGCATCCCGAAACCTCTCCCGTTGTGAATGTTCCGGGCATTTCAGCCGGGCCTTATCCTGATCCCATCGATCTGGATAATCGTGCCTGGGCCGCGGCAGAACTTTATAAAACAACGGGTGAGCAGCCTTATCACACGGCTTTTCTAGATTACTATGCACAAATCCCGCATCAGTTTCACGCGACCATGAGCTGGTCACAGCACACATTTAAAGCTGCCTGGGCATATGCAACAACTAAATTTCCGGTTGATAATGTGCTGGTTACAGAATTCAAAGCCAAGCTGAACGAGGAGGTTTTAATGAACTATAATAAAAGGACGATGGATATTCATGCCTATCATGGGGCATATCATCCGTTTAAAGGCTATGTTGGCTATGGCACATTTGGAATGGCGCAGAGTTATGCATTTGATTACATTATGTTTAGCTTTTTGTTGTCGAAGCCGGAACTGCTGGATCTTGCGAAAATTCAGTTGGATATTCCATTGGGCAACAATCCTTTGTCCAAAACCATGATAACGGGTTTTGGTAAAAATTCACCGAAGCCCCTTTACATTGGTCCACGGTTAAAGACAAGTTTACGACGCCCGTTCCCGGCATTCCGGTGTTTGGCCCGGCTGCTTCGCTCGTGA
- a CDS encoding vWA domain-containing protein translates to MNWNYPFETTEYLFIFFFILIYTAYIIRTVRIARQLQTTARTLILKLFLRTISFSLLIISLLGPSFGEADRQVQSKGKDIFMIVDLSRSMDAADVTPSRLEKVKFEMNRFVQNERANRIGIIIFSNEAFIHVPLTYDGAALELFIQSLQTDLLATGGTNICDATELAYSKLMNAADPDGRSKMMILFTDGENNASCSGALYNNLRRFGIGVYTVAVGTKVGISIQQNGKPLMDKNDKLVISKLDENFLKTMATAARGTYYELNNAKNEMPKLTNDVNQAEGTLVDSRTITVVSNKYYYFLGAALVLILLDVLITIGTFRL, encoded by the coding sequence ATGAACTGGAATTACCCCTTTGAGACCACTGAATATTTATTTATATTTTTTTTCATTTTAATCTACACAGCCTACATAATACGTACAGTCCGCATCGCCCGGCAACTACAAACAACCGCAAGAACACTTATCCTCAAACTCTTTTTACGCACCATTTCTTTTTCCTTATTGATCATCAGTCTGCTCGGACCTTCATTTGGCGAAGCCGACCGGCAGGTGCAGTCGAAAGGGAAAGATATTTTTATGATTGTTGACCTTTCCAGGTCCATGGATGCGGCTGATGTAACGCCTTCCCGGCTCGAAAAAGTGAAGTTTGAAATGAACCGGTTTGTGCAAAATGAAAGGGCAAACCGGATCGGGATCATTATTTTTTCTAATGAAGCATTTATTCACGTTCCGCTAACTTATGATGGCGCAGCTTTGGAATTGTTTATTCAATCCTTACAAACGGATTTACTCGCAACAGGCGGGACCAACATTTGTGATGCTACGGAATTGGCTTACAGCAAATTAATGAACGCTGCCGACCCGGACGGACGCTCCAAAATGATGATCCTGTTTACGGATGGCGAGAATAACGCTTCCTGCAGCGGCGCACTTTATAACAATTTACGCAGATTTGGAATTGGTGTTTACACAGTTGCGGTCGGCACGAAGGTGGGCATCAGCATTCAGCAGAACGGAAAGCCTTTGATGGATAAAAATGACAAGCTGGTGATCAGCAAGCTGGACGAAAATTTCCTGAAGACAATGGCCACGGCTGCCAGGGGCACTTATTATGAGCTTAATAATGCTAAAAATGAGATGCCGAAACTCACTAATGACGTGAACCAGGCGGAGGGCACATTGGTGGATTCGCGGACCATCACGGTGGTAAGTAACAAATACTACTATTTCCTGGGCGCTGCCCTGGTCTTAATCCTGCTCGATGTTTTAATTACTATCGGAACGTTCCGACTATAA
- a CDS encoding tetratricopeptide repeat protein: MTAIILYVLLWLWDNRTFDSITKANERKLGAEQAYNNKQFKQSADLYYQITYGSIFSDPAARLNLAHSYYQMGNYKLALKHYELLDHIDNNTIASIANTQIALIKVSEKDTANALDYLKTALRLEPANGLARSNYIVLKKAFSGIDEPSDLNNKKKKSEREAVAETSSLTPPEPKPETREVAEDVQKEELLKSLREMNMSEEQARAILDAMKSNESQYIYQLRRKQYKQKTAKRDEIEW; the protein is encoded by the coding sequence ATGACCGCAATAATTCTTTATGTCTTGCTCTGGCTCTGGGATAATCGGACTTTCGATTCCATTACCAAAGCAAACGAGCGGAAACTGGGTGCGGAACAGGCGTATAATAATAAACAGTTCAAACAATCAGCCGACCTGTATTACCAGATCACTTACGGCTCGATATTTTCGGACCCGGCTGCGCGGCTAAATCTCGCCCACTCCTATTATCAGATGGGCAACTATAAGTTGGCGCTGAAACATTACGAGTTACTGGATCACATTGATAATAACACCATTGCATCCATCGCAAACACCCAGATCGCGTTAATCAAGGTAAGCGAAAAAGACACCGCGAATGCACTTGACTATCTCAAAACAGCGCTGCGTCTTGAACCAGCCAACGGGTTGGCGAGGAGTAACTATATTGTTTTGAAAAAAGCGTTTTCGGGGATTGACGAGCCATCTGATCTCAATAATAAAAAGAAAAAATCGGAACGGGAGGCAGTTGCCGAAACCAGTAGCCTGACGCCGCCAGAGCCAAAACCGGAGACGCGGGAAGTGGCCGAAGACGTTCAAAAAGAGGAATTGCTCAAAAGTTTGAGGGAAATGAATATGTCAGAAGAGCAGGCGCGTGCCATATTGGATGCCATGAAATCAAACGAATCCCAATATATTTACCAGCTCAGGCGGAAGCAATACAAGCAGAAAACAGCAAAACGAGACGAAATAGAATGGTAA
- a CDS encoding phosphoribosylaminoimidazolesuccinocarboxamide synthase: MNSIPETNFQFPGQTGFYKGKVRDVYSFEKKLVMVASDRISAFDVILPRAIPYKGQVLNQIAAHFLNATSGIVPNWLEEVPDPNVSIGLKCQAYPVEMVVRGYLAGHAWREYSLGKRSVCGVSLPDGLKENDKLPEPIITPTTKAHEGHDEDISREEILAQGLVSEDDYEHLERYTLALFAKGTEMAADQGLILVDTKYEFGQLDGVMYLIDEIHTPDSSRYFYADVYAENQRAGLPQKQLSKEFVREWLIQNGFQGKEGQTVPVMDDERVQLISDRYIELFEKVTGNKFQKNNLDNPLKRIENAILRTL, translated from the coding sequence ATGAATAGCATCCCAGAAACCAATTTTCAATTTCCTGGCCAGACAGGCTTTTACAAAGGCAAAGTACGCGACGTTTACTCCTTTGAAAAAAAACTTGTGATGGTTGCCAGCGATCGCATCTCTGCTTTCGACGTGATTTTGCCCCGGGCGATTCCATATAAAGGACAGGTTTTGAATCAGATTGCTGCACATTTCCTGAATGCAACGTCGGGGATTGTCCCCAACTGGCTCGAAGAAGTGCCAGATCCCAATGTGAGCATTGGCTTGAAATGTCAGGCTTATCCGGTGGAAATGGTGGTGAGGGGATATCTGGCAGGACACGCCTGGCGCGAATATTCACTTGGAAAGCGCTCTGTTTGCGGCGTTTCTTTGCCCGATGGATTAAAGGAAAACGACAAACTTCCCGAACCGATCATTACGCCAACGACGAAGGCGCACGAGGGACACGATGAGGATATTTCGCGGGAAGAAATCCTTGCCCAAGGGCTTGTAAGCGAAGATGATTACGAGCATTTGGAAAGATATACGCTGGCGCTTTTCGCAAAAGGCACCGAAATGGCTGCCGATCAAGGCCTTATATTGGTAGATACAAAATATGAATTCGGTCAGCTGGATGGGGTTATGTATCTCATTGATGAAATTCATACGCCTGATTCCTCACGTTATTTCTACGCAGACGTTTATGCTGAAAATCAACGGGCAGGATTGCCCCAGAAACAGCTTAGCAAGGAATTTGTAAGGGAGTGGCTGATACAGAACGGTTTCCAAGGCAAAGAAGGACAAACTGTGCCGGTTATGGACGACGAACGCGTTCAACTTATCTCCGATCGCTATATAGAGTTATTTGAAAAAGTAACGGGAAATAAATTCCAGAAGAACAACCTGGACAACCCGCTAAAACGAATCGAAAACGCAATCCTGAGAACCTTGTAA
- a CDS encoding STAS domain-containing protein, with amino-acid sequence MNYKLEKKEQFVYIELEEPAFAGDIPAAFEETARGIFREGYHNLIVNMQPVKSVDAVGTTVLKKINWLCANDLGLLVIVTRDDDFMDLLEDLKIPDMQVLPSKEEAIDAVFMHSLENEFGAGDDGYDEEDYDNVSESKEP; translated from the coding sequence ATGAACTATAAACTGGAAAAGAAAGAACAATTCGTATATATTGAGCTGGAAGAGCCTGCATTTGCAGGTGACATTCCGGCAGCATTTGAAGAAACAGCTCGCGGGATTTTCCGTGAAGGATATCATAACCTGATCGTAAATATGCAACCGGTGAAGTCTGTGGACGCGGTTGGAACAACGGTTTTGAAAAAAATCAACTGGTTATGTGCCAATGACCTTGGCCTGCTGGTAATCGTGACCCGGGATGATGATTTTATGGATTTGCTGGAAGATCTGAAAATTCCTGACATGCAAGTGTTACCATCAAAGGAAGAAGCGATAGACGCCGTTTTCATGCACAGTCTCGAAAATGAATTTGGTGCGGGTGATGATGGTTATGATGAAGAAGACTATGACAATGTGAGCGAGTCCAAAGAGCCGTAA